The DNA region CAACAAGATCTGAGTTCCAGAGGGCCTGTCGCCAGGCCCTCCCCCGTCGGGGGCAAGCCCCGACGGGGCCCCCACCCACGACGCGAGACTCCCGGCGCGTCGACCGGTGCTCGACCGAAAAACTTACAAGCGCTGAGGTTCCTGGGAGGCCCGTCGCCAGGTCGCCGCTCCTCGACGCTCGACGCCCGGCGCGTGGACCGGCGCTCGGCCGAACAGGTACGCCCCCGGCGCGGCCACGTCAGCGCACGACGTACGGCCGGGCCTGGACGATGTAGAGCGCGTCGCCGACGAACAGCCACTCGATGTCGAGCGGGGTGTCGGGCGAGAACAGGCCCCAGATCGCGCGCGCGGCCCGGCCCAGCACCTCGGCCCGGGCCTGGGTGATCACCGGCTGGCCCTTCTTCGGGTTCGGCACCTCGCGGACGCCGCCCTGACCGTCGAAGACCAGCATCGTGTCCTCGTCGGAGCGCGACAGGATCCGCAGGCCGCGGTTGTGGACGTCGTAGAGCAGGCTCTCGGGCACCTTCTTGCCCTCGACCACGCGCAGCCCCAGCCCGCTCTTGGCGTTGATCGTGTACGTCGTCGTCTGGCTCGGATCGGTCGGGTGCGCGGTCACGAGCACGCCGGCGGCGGTGGCGTTGACGCCGACCTGCACCAGCACCGCGCCGTAGACCTGGGTGTGGTCGATGCCGAACAGCTGCCGCTCCTCGTAGCCGCGCAGCGTCCAGACGCTGGCCCAGACGTCCTTGATCGCCTGCGCGACCGCGTCGGGCCCCTTGGCGTTGGGGATCGTGTCGTACAGGCCCGCGCCCGAGAACCCGGGCAGATCCTCGGCGTTGGTCGAGCTGCGCACGAACACACCCACCGCCGGATCGCCGCCGGTCAGCTCGCCCAGGCGCCGGCCCAGGAGCGCGGTGAACGCCGGGTCGAGCGGCGCCGCGCTGATCGCCGCGCGCAGGTCGGTCAGGGCCTGCTTGCGGTAGCGCGCGTCGGTGCGGAAGCGATCGTCGGCGAGCAAGGCCGCGATGCGCGCGTCGAGGCCGGCGGCCTCGAGGTGCGCGTCGTAGTACGCGATCGGGACGCCGAACCCGGGCGGCACCGCGAAGCCGGTCAGCTTGCCGGCGACGATCTCGCCGAGGTTCGCCGCCTTGGTGCCGTACGCGCGGGCGTCGACCGCGCGCAGCTGGTCGAGCCCGCGCAGGTCCCTGGCCGCGAGGTCGGCCGGCGGGATCTTGACGGTGCGCGCGGCCTGGGTCCGGGTCGCCCACGCGTCGATCTCGGCCGGCGTGGCCTCGCGCAGCGTGTGGCCGGCGGCGGTGGCCTCGAACACGACGGTCTTGCCGACCAGGGCGGCGTAGGTGACCGCGGCGCCGCGCAGGCCGACGTTGGGGATGCCCCACGCGCGCGCGCGCAGGCTGACGTGGGCCAGCGGCGTCGAGAACGTCTCCGACAGGATGCCGGCCACCGGCGTGATGTCGGGCAGCGACTCGGGCAGGATCACGATCTCGTCGGGCGCGAACGTCAGCTCCTCGAAGTCGGCGCCGGCCGGCACCAGCCGCAGGCGCCCGATCGCCCGGCCCGGGTTGAACGCCTGGTAGGTGGCGCTCTTGTAGAGCTTGTCGTTGGTGATGACCGGCACGCCCTTGAGCTGCTTGGCGACCTGCTCCTGGTAGTCGGAGTCGGGCCGGTACGAGACCTTGTCGCCCAGGTAGAACGTCGCCTTCATCCGGTTGTAGGCGCGGGTGATGTGCGCCGCCGAGGCCTTGTCGCCCTCCCAGAACGCCAGCGTCCACAGGTCCGACGCGAGGTGGTGGACCAGGTAGCACATCATGTAGTTGGGCTTGCCGTACCCGTAGTTGCGGTCGACCTGGCGGTTGAGCGCCTTGGTCTTGGGCGTCTTCAAGAGCTCGCCGAAGATGAAGTCCTTGTGGACCTTGTAGACGTCGACGTCGAAGTAATAGATGGCGTCGGTCTTGGTATCGAGGATGAACTTGGTGAAGCGCTCGCCGCCGATCTCGACCGAGTAGGCCATCATCGTCGCCTCGTCGTCGATCCGATCGGTCCACAGCCGCCGCGGCGCCGGCGCCACCGCGGCCTCGCCGGCGTCGACCTCGGGCGGCGCCGCGTCGACCAGCGCGACCTGCGGGCCGGCGTCGATCACCTGGGGCGGCGGCGGCGCTTGCTTGGTCTTGCACCCGGCGCCGACCACCCACGACAGCACGACCAGCGCGGCCCACGCGATCCTCGACATCGGCCCAGGCTACCCCAACGCCCCGGCGTCCGGATCGAGCGCGCGCCTCAGCCCGGGTGGGCCTCGGCCCAGGCCACGTGGGTCGCCAGCGCGTCGGGCGGCTCGCGCCAACGCTCCTGCCGTCGGGCCCGGAGCGCGTCGACGATCGCGAGCAGGCGCGGGTCGCGCTTGCTGCGGGTGTCGTGGCGCACGCCCTTGCCGCGGTTGCACTGGCCGCACGCCAGCGCCAGGTTGGCCAGCTGGTCGTCGCCGCCGTGGCGCTGCGGCCAGATGTGCTCGATCGTCGCCGCCGAGATCGGCGTGCCGTCGTCGGCGATCGTCAGCGGGCTCTTGCAGTGGATGCAGGCGCCGACCCAGACCGCGGCGGTGCCGTGGCGGCTGGGCTCGAACGTGCGATCGGTCGCGACGATCGCCAGCACCCGCCGCTGCTTGCCGGTCACGGGAAGAAGCAGCCGGGCGGGACCGCCGAGCGGGCGTGGACCGCGTTGTCGGCCATGATCAGCTCGCGCTGCCAGAAGCACAGGTCGTGGGCGAAGCGCAGGTACCCGTACTGGTAGATCGTGCGGTTGGCGTTGCCCTCGATCAGGCGCTGGTCGCGGTCGTGGCGATCCGCGTGGCGGCGGGCCACGACCACCTGGGCCGCGGCCATCGTCGCGGTGGCCTCGTCGAGGGCGGCGGTCGCGGGCGCGGCGTCGCCGCGGGCCGCCAGCACGACGGTCCGGTAGATCGCGGCCACGAACTGGGCCCGCAGCCGCGCCATCGCGACGCCGTCGATGACCTCGGCCGCCCAGCGATCGGTCGCCGGCAGGCGCTCGGTCCGGGCCGCGACCTCGGCCAGCCGGGCCGCGTACGCCTCGAGCTTGGCGCCGACGTCGGCGGCGAACTGCTCGCGCTCGGTCGCCGACAGCGCGGCCACGTCGTCGACGTCGATCCGATCGGGCGCGGCGATGATGCCGGCCGCCGCGCCGCGATCGATCAGCGCGTCGCGCCCGGCCTGGTAGGCGGCCAGGCGGTCGACGATCAGACCGTCGTGCTGGGCCTCGGCCAGCTCGACGATCCGCGCCGGCAGCTCGGGGTGATCGGGCCGGTAGGTGTCCTCGAGTTGGGCCAGCACCGACGTCGGCGGCTCGAAGTCAGCGCGCAGGCCGGCGGCGTCGTTCTGCCAGTAGCCCCACTCCCAGCCGGTCGAGAACAGGAGCTCCTCGCGCAGCGGGCCGTAGCCGCCGGCGGTGGCCGCCGCCGCGATCCGATCGCGATCGAGCTGGCGCGACCGCAGGTACAGCGGCAGGTACGCCGGCACCGAGTTGTCGAACGCGACCCAGTACGCGGTCTCGGGCTTGTACTGGACCCGCAGGCCGGCGCGCAGGCGGTCGAGCAGGAACGTGCGGTGCTCGGCGAAGGTCTGGTGGTGGTAGGCCCCGCCCGCGTCCTCGAACAGGTCGTAGTACATGACCGTGTGCACCTGCGGCACGATCCGCGGGTCGGCGAACTTGACCAGGAAGTAGTAGATCAGGTCCTCGCCCATGTACGTGACCCGCTGCTCGGGCGAGTCGCCGACGTGGATGACCGCCGTGACGTCGGCCTGGGGGCTGCGCGCGTGGAGCTGGGCGTACGCCTCGTCGATCGTCGCGATGAAGGTCGCGGGATCGGCGCCGAAGAACTCGCCGAACGACAGCTCGTAGGTGTCGAACGGCAGCCCGTCGGTCAGGCGCGGCAGGCGCTCGGCGATCTGCTCGGCCGCCGGCCGATCGGGATCGTCGATCAGATCGTAGCCGGCCTGGAGGCTCGACGCGCCGAACAGCTGCAGGCCGATGCCGACCTTGAGCCCGCGCCGGTGCGCGGCGTCGAGCAGCGCGGCGGTGTCGGCCTGCCAGGCGGCGCCGCGGGTCGGCTCGAGGATGTCGTCGAGCGCGACCCACTGGACGAAGTTGCCCCGGTTCTTGACGATCCAGTCGAAGATCCGGCGCGCGCGCACGCCGTCGTCGGTCGGCTCCCACAGCGCGTACAGCGCCTCGATCGGGTGGAGCGTGTGCAGGTGCAGCCCGCGCACGGCCATGGCCGGCTCGCGCACCACGCTCAGCCGCGCCAGCGCCTCGGGATCCGGCGTCGGGCGCGTCGGCGCGTAGGTGTCGAACGGGTGCCGGAACCGGTAGCCGAGGAGCTCGAACACCTCGGCGACGCCGTACTGCGCCCCCAGCCGATCGCTGGCGCG from Myxococcales bacterium includes:
- a CDS encoding PEP/pyruvate-binding domain-containing protein, translated to MSRIAWAALVVLSWVVGAGCKTKQAPPPPQVIDAGPQVALVDAAPPEVDAGEAAVAPAPRRLWTDRIDDEATMMAYSVEIGGERFTKFILDTKTDAIYYFDVDVYKVHKDFIFGELLKTPKTKALNRQVDRNYGYGKPNYMMCYLVHHLASDLWTLAFWEGDKASAAHITRAYNRMKATFYLGDKVSYRPDSDYQEQVAKQLKGVPVITNDKLYKSATYQAFNPGRAIGRLRLVPAGADFEELTFAPDEIVILPESLPDITPVAGILSETFSTPLAHVSLRARAWGIPNVGLRGAAVTYAALVGKTVVFEATAAGHTLREATPAEIDAWATRTQAARTVKIPPADLAARDLRGLDQLRAVDARAYGTKAANLGEIVAGKLTGFAVPPGFGVPIAYYDAHLEAAGLDARIAALLADDRFRTDARYRKQALTDLRAAISAAPLDPAFTALLGRRLGELTGGDPAVGVFVRSSTNAEDLPGFSGAGLYDTIPNAKGPDAVAQAIKDVWASVWTLRGYEERQLFGIDHTQVYGAVLVQVGVNATAAGVLVTAHPTDPSQTTTYTINAKSGLGLRVVEGKKVPESLLYDVHNRGLRILSRSDEDTMLVFDGQGGVREVPNPKKGQPVITQARAEVLGRAARAIWGLFSPDTPLDIEWLFVGDALYIVQARPYVVR
- a CDS encoding HNH endonuclease, whose product is MTGKQRRVLAIVATDRTFEPSRHGTAAVWVGACIHCKSPLTIADDGTPISAATIEHIWPQRHGGDDQLANLALACGQCNRGKGVRHDTRSKRDPRLLAIVDALRARRQERWREPPDALATHVAWAEAHPG